Part of the Impatiens glandulifera chromosome 8, dImpGla2.1, whole genome shotgun sequence genome is shown below.
aaatcattccaAATATAATTGGTCGTATTccaaatataaaatcttatgtGATGAAACTATGGatcattcaattaattgaaattatttatattaaataactaaaatattatatatcttcttttaaatattatgataaaaatgaattatgtgtaatttcatattttagttaAAGATTGAATATTTCGATTGTTAAGCTTGAATCAAacataccatatatatatataatttgtaaagtaaatttgaatttactCATTAATAATGCATTAGCTATAAAGAATCAGATTCTTTGAATGAATTAAATTTCTCTACATTAAGAAGCATGGAATATATCATGTCTATATGGGTCCCTTTAACCATTACCATGAAACTAGTTATAATTGCATATAAATATCTCATTTCAAACACAATAATTCAACTCATATCTTGAAAGAAAacactactaattaaagattttCCAAATAGTCAAACTGGGAAATTTCATGGCAAAAGTTGGAGGAATTCACGAGAAGGATGGAGCTTCTAACAATAGCAACGAGATCGATAACCTCGTCCGTTTTGCCATCGACGATCACAACAAGAAATCGGTACACTAACACCCTTTTAGTAATTTGTTTGTTGAAGGTTTTGATCATATTTATTGTATCTGATATTCATACATATGAATCTTgctataataattaatattaagataatatttttttcctttttaaatgTTAGAATGCACAATTGGAGTTGGTGAAAGTGTTGAACGTGAAACAACAGGTGGTGGCAGGAACTGTGTACTACATAACATTGGAGGTTAAGGATGGAGGCCAGAAGAAAGAATACGAAACCAAGGTCTGGGTGAAGCCATGGATGGACTTTAAACAGGTTCAGGAGTTCAAACTAGTGGGAGATGCATCGTCTTCTTTCCCGACAGTTTAAAtatttccaaaataattattatggcTTGATTGAATCACATATAATGAtcagaataataataatatgatttaatgAAAGTATGTAAATAAAGATGTATTTGTgatctataaataaattattatatctgAAAATTGGATGAATCGAAtctatgtttttaactttagtTCATGTAATATCAGATtccatatctatatatatggtCTACTGATGTTTGATTATCTATTTTTACTTGTTTTCACATTGTAcaatcataataaaatttttaaatttaatcatttaaaatataattagactAGCTTGTCCATAAATATCAGATTTAACAAAAtacatattttgttttgcttgtttttaaaatggaaagtaaattaaatttgaacaGATTCATTAGGCATACAACCAAAATTAAACAAAGTAAGAAAATTTATGTGTGATACACAcgaataagaataaaaacaaaataaattaacaaaaattataataatatgcattgaatgtttaaaattcttaataaatcacgaataatatattagaataaaaaatagaacgcactcattccacattttattcacttcggtaaacaacttattttttcaaatgtttcatcagatattttttccgaatgaatctctcatctcgtgaccttaaactttcactttgccaatcaaatatttgattcattttttaataattagcatcgtgacctcacactttggttaatcaaatatttgattcatatttgtttaaccactttcaaattaTACTGGCCTATTAttcctcggcaaaccacatctcaatcacacttggttaaaggtttTATTGGTtttgttatgttacaaatttgaaacatacaaataacattttttattttatttttaaccattttaagtttatgggcgggtcaacccataatccgactcaagtatcaatttactctcacatatatatccaaaataatcacagttctcgacccgacaattcggacactttaaaaactaagcatcattatatatatatagattagttagttaaaagtttgaacttttattgttaaaatgtctcgctttcatcaaatttggtgttgaatcttaaatataaagtgttgttagcttagttgttaaagggttgtacttgttttgttaggtttcaagttcgaaatatataaataacatttttaattttatttttaactgttttaagtttatgggcgggtcaacccacaatccgacccaagtatccatttactctcacatatatatccaaataaatcacagttctcgacctgacaatccgaacactttaaaaattaagtatcattatatatatatatatatatatataaattagttacttaaaatttgaacttttattgttaaaatgtcttgcgttcatcaaatttggtgttgaatcttaaatataaagtgttgttagcctagttggttaaagggttgtatttgttttgttatgtttcaatttgaaaaatacaaataacatttttaattttatttttaaccgttttaagtttatgggcatgtcaacccacaatccgacctaagtatctatttactctcacatatatatccaaattaatcatagctctcgacccggcaatccggacactttaaaaattaagcatcattatatatatatatatatatatatagattagttagttaaaagtttgaacttttattgttaatatttctcgcgtttatcaaatttggtgttgaatcttaaatacaaagtgttgttatcttagttgattaaagagttgtacttattttgttaggttgcaagtttgaaacatacaattagaattttttattttatttttaaccattttaagtttatgggcgggtaaacctataatccgacccaagtatctatttactcttgcatatatatccaaattaaccacaactctcgactcaaCAATTcgggacactttaaaaattaagcatcattaaatatatatatatagattattatgTATATGACTTAATTACTATTCTATAAATACCATGTAATACTGTGTTTAACTCTAAGAATGAAATCATATATTTGATGACACTTCCAATGATGTAAGCAGTTTAGCCGAATCTCGTTATATCTATTGTTATTAGTTTAAGTGATTACTCGAatcaacaattggtatcagagctcgtTGAGATTTAACATAAACTAATTAGATAGAAAGGAGTTGTGTTATGCGTTCGGGTCTTGATTCTCAAAACAGACCGGTAATAGTGGTGGAGAAGAAATAGAGAAGCTTGTTTGACAAGTCGAAGCTTCTAGACAAAAACGAATTTTAGTAATGGTAACAAGAAGTAGGTTTCTTTTTTGTTAGTCGGTGAAAAGCTGAAAACATGGGTTTTAATTTTCTCTCCGTTACTGGAAATAAATCAACAGAATTTGAAGGAAAGAAAAAGATTCTTAGAACTGATTTTTCAAATGGCATAAAAATAGAGATAtgaagatatattatttttttatttttttaaaaaaagaagataatggCAGCAACTTACAACCGAGAGAAACAAAAAGATTAGGAATTTCTTGATTTAGGTCTTGTTTGTTTGTCAAATTaagcaaaagttttttttttgtaattccAGATTTCAGTAAGTTCTTGAGGCTTTGTTTAGCTTTGATTTTGTACTTGTTTATTTGTATTGGAGTTTGTTAAGATGTTTTCTAGTATTAGATTTGAAGTTAGAAAGTTCAGTGGAATGGGTAATTTTGGTATGTGACAAACGAGAATATTTAAAGATCTTTTAGCGCAACAAGAAATATTGAAAACCTTGCGTGCTGAAAAACTAACAAGAATGGAGACCGAATATTAGGAAGAGTTGCAACGATGGGCATCGGGGACTATACGACTTTGTTTGGTAGATGAAATCATGTATCATGTGATTAATCTGCAATCTCTagttgaaatatgaaaaaatttagAAGGACATTTTATGTGCATATAGTTGACGAACAAGTTGTATCTGAAGTAGAGATTATATGGGCTGAATATGCACGAGAGTTCAAATTTGACTCAAAATGTGAATATATTCAATCAGATAATCATGAATCTAGCGCAACTTGATGTGAATATTTGTGAGAATAATGATTCTTTTGTGCTCATTACCATCTTCCTATGAGCACCCGATGACTACTATGACATATGAgaaagaaattatcaaaatttaagaaattactACAACATTATTGGCTCAAAA
Proteins encoded:
- the LOC124913437 gene encoding cysteine proteinase inhibitor A-like, which gives rise to MAKVGGIHEKDGASNNSNEIDNLVRFAIDDHNKKSNAQLELVKVLNVKQQVVAGTVYYITLEVKDGGQKKEYETKVWVKPWMDFKQVQEFKLVGDASSSFPTV